In Devosia chinhatensis, the following are encoded in one genomic region:
- a CDS encoding carbohydrate ABC transporter permease, translated as MLRRKRWLFAMLAILPTLAIFAWLRMFPIVETLRLSLHKWDILSKNKPFIGLANFQELMGDRLFHEALLNTTIIAFGVLAITIPTAMVLAALIHYRTRSRASGFYETAIFLPHVVSLVPAAMAWKWIFDARLGPLNALLSFFGIQPQAWLFDPTLSIISVIVLCSWQALGYAVLIYLVGFKSLPVSLYEAAKLDGASGTQSFWFLSIPMLKPITLYVSVVTLVSGFNVYAQAFVLASDAQGAPGRQVRVLVLDMLENSFRNYRVGYAASEAVVLLLIVLVLTLIQFSLLRERGRA; from the coding sequence ATGCTGCGGCGCAAGAGATGGCTCTTTGCCATGCTCGCCATCCTGCCCACGCTGGCGATCTTCGCCTGGCTGCGCATGTTTCCAATCGTCGAAACATTGCGTCTCAGCCTGCACAAATGGGACATACTTTCGAAGAACAAGCCCTTTATCGGCCTGGCTAATTTCCAGGAACTGATGGGTGATCGCCTGTTCCACGAGGCCCTGCTCAACACGACGATTATCGCGTTCGGCGTCCTCGCCATTACCATCCCGACGGCCATGGTTCTCGCCGCGCTCATTCACTACCGAACGCGCTCGCGGGCCTCGGGCTTTTACGAGACGGCGATCTTTTTGCCGCATGTGGTGTCGCTGGTGCCGGCCGCCATGGCGTGGAAGTGGATCTTCGATGCCCGGCTCGGGCCGCTCAACGCCCTTCTGAGCTTTTTCGGCATCCAACCTCAGGCCTGGCTCTTCGATCCCACCTTGTCGATCATCAGCGTCATCGTGCTGTGTTCGTGGCAGGCACTTGGCTATGCCGTTCTTATTTATCTCGTCGGATTCAAAAGCCTGCCTGTTTCGCTCTATGAGGCTGCAAAACTGGATGGCGCATCGGGTACTCAATCGTTCTGGTTCCTGTCCATCCCGATGCTGAAGCCGATCACGCTCTACGTGTCGGTGGTCACGCTCGTGTCTGGCTTTAATGTCTACGCTCAAGCTTTTGTCCTGGCTTCCGATGCGCAGGGCGCGCCGGGCCGTCAGGTGCGGGTGCTTGTGCTCGACATGCTCGAAAACAGCTTCCGCAATTATCGGGTAGGCTATGCGGCCTCCGAAGCCGTGGTGCTGTTGCTGATCGTTCTTGTGCTGACACTCATCCAGTTCTCCCTGCTGCGCGAAAGGGGTCGGGCATGA
- a CDS encoding carbohydrate ABC transporter permease has protein sequence MTRNVSQSGKSRKMRRMIVDRGIDVVLMTFSLLMLLPLVFLVSNGFKTPQEMLAWPPTIIPANPTVDNFAAVLQDTPLLRWILNSILFAVLSTLAILATSSIAGYILAKFRYRSLNVVFALILATAIVPFEVYMIPLYFQAQSLGILNSLWGLLLGYLVMSFGIFLIRQNVIHSIPDELIEAARIDGAGELWIFFRIVLPLLRGALGALGVLAFFQAWTAFAWPMIVATNREAYTIEVGLALFQTGFTVDLGRLSAASALVLIPSITLFVILRRNFVQGVASTGLKE, from the coding sequence ATGACACGCAACGTTTCGCAAAGCGGCAAGAGCCGCAAGATGCGGCGCATGATCGTCGACCGCGGCATTGACGTGGTGCTGATGACGTTCAGCCTCCTGATGCTGCTGCCTCTGGTCTTTCTCGTGTCCAACGGGTTTAAGACACCGCAGGAAATGCTGGCCTGGCCTCCCACGATCATTCCTGCAAATCCCACGGTCGACAATTTTGCGGCCGTTCTTCAGGACACCCCGCTCCTGCGCTGGATTCTCAACAGCATCCTGTTCGCGGTACTTTCAACGCTGGCCATCCTGGCGACGTCATCGATCGCCGGATATATCCTTGCCAAGTTCCGCTATCGCTCGCTGAACGTCGTGTTCGCCCTGATCCTTGCTACGGCCATCGTGCCGTTCGAGGTTTACATGATCCCCCTCTACTTTCAGGCGCAAAGCCTGGGTATCCTCAATAGCCTCTGGGGGCTATTGCTGGGCTATCTGGTCATGAGCTTCGGCATCTTCTTGATCCGGCAGAACGTCATTCATTCCATTCCCGATGAGCTGATCGAGGCGGCCCGCATCGATGGCGCGGGTGAGCTCTGGATTTTCTTCCGCATCGTCCTGCCGCTTCTTCGGGGCGCACTGGGTGCGCTGGGTGTTCTGGCATTCTTCCAGGCTTGGACGGCCTTTGCCTGGCCTATGATCGTCGCCACGAACCGCGAAGCGTACACGATCGAAGTAGGCCTGGCGCTGTTCCAGACCGGCTTCACGGTCGATCTTGGAAGGCTCAGTGCGGCTTCAGCACTTGTGCTGATCCCCTCAATCACCCTTTTCGTCATCCTGCGGCGTAATTTCGTGCAGGGCGTCGCCAGCACAGGTCTCAAGGAATGA
- a CDS encoding ABC transporter ATP-binding protein, with amino-acid sequence MAAVDIRNVAKSFGPTDIIRDVNIEVPDGAFVVLVGPSGCGKSTLLRMIAGLEDIDRGEISIGDRVINDVEPKHRDIAMVFQNYALYPHMTIAENMGFSLRLARQPKAEIDQRVAEAARILGLSDYLHRFPKQLSGGQRQRVAMGRAIVRQPQVFLFDEPLSNLDAKLRVQMRAELKDMHARFKTTTIYVTHDQIEAMTMADLIVVMRGGVVEQIGTPLDLYDFPANMFVGSFIGSPAMNFLEGTIRVAGDAVFLETESGTKLPVGRGNAVFDGRAVTLGIRPEHLTLAAGEGGLEGVIASIEPTGSETFVVVQLGQDRVSVLLRQRLMAGPGDAIRLAVEAGSAHLFDTATGVRLDAAKA; translated from the coding sequence ATGGCTGCTGTAGATATCCGCAATGTGGCCAAGTCCTTCGGGCCTACAGACATCATCCGCGACGTCAACATCGAGGTTCCCGACGGCGCCTTCGTGGTGCTCGTGGGGCCTTCGGGATGCGGGAAGTCGACGCTGCTGCGCATGATCGCCGGGCTGGAAGACATTGATCGGGGCGAGATTTCCATCGGAGATCGGGTCATCAACGACGTGGAACCCAAGCACCGCGACATTGCCATGGTGTTCCAGAATTATGCGCTCTATCCGCATATGACCATCGCGGAGAACATGGGTTTTTCGCTGCGTCTGGCCCGCCAGCCCAAGGCGGAGATCGACCAGCGGGTTGCCGAAGCCGCTCGGATCCTGGGCCTCAGCGACTATCTGCACCGCTTTCCCAAGCAGCTCTCGGGCGGCCAGCGGCAGCGCGTGGCCATGGGGCGCGCCATCGTTCGCCAGCCGCAGGTCTTTCTGTTCGACGAGCCTTTGTCCAACCTCGATGCCAAGCTGCGGGTGCAGATGCGGGCAGAGCTCAAGGACATGCATGCCCGGTTCAAGACGACGACCATCTATGTGACGCATGATCAGATCGAGGCCATGACCATGGCGGATCTGATCGTGGTGATGCGCGGCGGGGTGGTGGAACAGATTGGAACACCGCTCGATCTCTATGATTTTCCTGCAAATATGTTCGTCGGCAGCTTCATCGGTTCACCCGCCATGAACTTCCTCGAAGGCACGATCAGGGTGGCGGGGGACGCGGTGTTTCTCGAGACAGAGAGCGGCACGAAGCTACCGGTCGGCCGGGGCAATGCCGTCTTCGATGGCCGCGCCGTAACGCTGGGAATTCGCCCGGAACATCTGACACTTGCAGCCGGAGAAGGCGGGCTCGAGGGCGTTATCGCCAGTATCGAGCCGACCGGATCGGAGACGTTCGTTGTGGTTCAGCTGGGGCAGGATCGGGTGTCGGTGCTGCTGCGCCAGAGGCTGATGGCGGGCCCAGGTGACGCCATCCGGCTGGCGGTCGAAGCCGGGTCGGCGCATCTCTTCGACACGGCGACGGGCGTGCGGCTGGACGCGGCCAAGGCGTGA
- a CDS encoding GntR family transcriptional regulator: MVFGEKRPGHSLPLKRPTRLGEEVYNAIYAQLMSREIAPGGRISVDRLVRELGVSQTPIREALSRLEAEGLVVKTHLIGYSAANQMDSSRLEQLYELRLLLEPHAAARAALTMTDDARATLSKLAAEMEAGGDEPVAEAYGRFAQLDGQFHDLIAHAGGNELIQETLASLHTHVHLFRLFYHARVTSDAISEHRAIIAAMQARDADAARQSMRIHIERSRDRFMKAFAP; the protein is encoded by the coding sequence ATGGTCTTCGGCGAGAAGCGACCCGGACATTCACTGCCCCTCAAGCGCCCGACGCGCCTGGGCGAGGAAGTCTACAACGCTATCTATGCCCAGCTGATGTCGCGCGAAATCGCCCCTGGCGGCCGCATCTCGGTTGACCGGCTGGTGCGCGAACTCGGCGTGTCGCAGACCCCGATCCGCGAAGCCCTGTCGCGACTGGAAGCGGAGGGGCTGGTGGTCAAGACCCATCTCATTGGCTACAGCGCCGCCAACCAGATGGACAGCTCCCGCCTTGAACAGCTCTACGAACTGCGCCTGCTGCTCGAGCCGCACGCCGCTGCCCGCGCCGCGCTCACCATGACGGATGACGCGCGCGCCACCCTCTCCAAACTGGCCGCGGAAATGGAGGCTGGCGGTGATGAACCCGTCGCAGAGGCTTACGGCCGGTTCGCGCAGCTTGACGGGCAGTTCCACGATCTCATCGCCCATGCCGGCGGCAATGAACTCATCCAGGAGACACTGGCGAGCCTGCACACCCATGTGCATCTCTTCCGCCTGTTCTACCACGCCCGGGTCACCAGCGACGCCATCTCGGAACATCGGGCGATCATCGCGGCGATGCAGGCGCGCGATGCCGACGCGGCCCGCCAGTCCATGCGTATTCACATCGAACGCTCGCGGGATCGCTTTATGAAGGCTTTCGCACCCTGA
- a CDS encoding Ldh family oxidoreductase codes for MPIVAESEARQTAERALVRAGVPAENARLQVDLWLDADLRGVPSHGLLRLDRLAERLAAGLIDPKATGTQEWRGSSYLLVDGENGLGPVVANAALDAVTARARETGIALAAIRNSQHLGMLAWYTERIARDGQAAIVLSTSEALVHPWGGRHAMLGTNPISIAVPTGEADPFVMDTATSRVSMGEIHDYANRGEAIPPDWALDARGDPTTDPQAAKAGAIAPFGDAKGYALGLAFELLVSALSGAALGTDVHGTLDAVHPCNKGDVFIVIDGPKTAGLSAYLELIRAAVPASGFDRVLVPGERGRAKRAERMASGVPIADAVWQRIQHLAQGAPTAEQVTS; via the coding sequence GTGCCGATTGTTGCCGAAAGTGAAGCCCGCCAGACTGCCGAACGAGCGCTCGTTCGGGCGGGCGTGCCTGCGGAAAACGCAAGGCTACAAGTCGACCTCTGGCTGGACGCTGACCTGCGAGGCGTACCGTCCCATGGGCTGTTGCGGCTGGACCGGCTTGCCGAACGCCTGGCAGCGGGCCTCATAGATCCGAAGGCGACCGGCACACAGGAATGGCGCGGCAGCAGCTACCTCTTGGTCGATGGCGAAAACGGGCTGGGGCCGGTGGTCGCCAATGCGGCACTGGACGCGGTGACGGCGCGGGCACGCGAGACAGGCATTGCACTGGCAGCGATCAGAAATTCGCAGCATCTGGGGATGCTGGCCTGGTATACCGAGCGCATCGCTCGAGACGGGCAGGCGGCCATTGTGCTGTCCACCAGCGAGGCGCTGGTCCATCCCTGGGGCGGACGCCATGCCATGCTGGGCACCAATCCCATTTCGATAGCAGTGCCGACCGGCGAGGCGGATCCCTTCGTCATGGATACCGCGACCAGCCGGGTGTCGATGGGCGAGATCCACGACTATGCCAATCGTGGCGAAGCCATCCCGCCCGATTGGGCGCTCGACGCCCGGGGCGATCCGACAACGGACCCGCAGGCCGCCAAGGCGGGCGCTATCGCCCCGTTCGGCGATGCCAAGGGCTATGCACTGGGACTGGCCTTCGAACTGCTCGTCAGCGCCTTGTCCGGCGCGGCACTGGGAACGGATGTGCATGGGACGCTGGACGCCGTCCATCCCTGCAACAAGGGCGATGTGTTCATTGTCATCGATGGTCCGAAGACCGCAGGCTTGTCGGCCTATCTGGAGCTGATCCGCGCAGCCGTGCCCGCATCGGGGTTCGATCGTGTGCTTGTGCCGGGCGAGCGCGGCAGGGCCAAGAGGGCCGAGCGCATGGCGAGCGGCGTCCCGATCGCCGACGCGGTCTGGCAGCGCATTCAGCACCTGGCGCAAGGCGCGCCGACTGCCGAACAGGTGACGTCATGA
- a CDS encoding iron-containing alcohol dehydrogenase: MTPIFAVSRLPRNLVFGAGQRAALPGYAAALGRKALIVTDERLAADAQFLDLMQALEAAHVDVAVFSGTIAELPASCILEGLEAGKALGADLVIGIGGGSCLDAAKIIALLLSHGGTPSDYYGEFKVPGPILPLIAIPTTSGTGSEVTPVAVVSDPDRAVKVGIASPHLIPHTAICDPELTYSCPSGLTAFSGADALTHAIEAFTNLRRSVDANTVHEHVFVGKNTFSDQHALEAIRLVSGSLETACRDGSDVLARNNLMMGSTLAGLAFGTAGTAAAHAVQYPVGALTHTPHGMGVAVMLPFVMAFNKSHAEPQMAQIADAMGVGGGLSQAASADAAIDAVTDLFAAIGIPGSLRDLGITENQLDWIAQAAMGATRLVKNNPRPLDPASMAMLVNAAFVGDRTALGRSA, translated from the coding sequence ATGACCCCTATTTTTGCCGTGTCCCGATTGCCGAGAAACCTGGTGTTCGGCGCCGGTCAGCGCGCCGCGCTCCCCGGCTACGCTGCAGCATTGGGCCGCAAGGCCCTGATCGTGACCGATGAGCGGCTGGCCGCCGATGCGCAATTCCTCGACCTGATGCAAGCTCTCGAAGCGGCCCATGTCGACGTTGCGGTCTTTTCGGGCACGATTGCAGAACTGCCGGCCTCGTGCATCCTCGAAGGCCTGGAGGCGGGGAAGGCACTCGGCGCCGACCTCGTTATCGGCATCGGCGGCGGCAGCTGTCTCGACGCCGCCAAGATCATCGCACTGCTGCTCAGCCATGGTGGAACGCCATCGGACTATTACGGGGAATTCAAGGTCCCCGGGCCCATCCTGCCGCTGATCGCCATCCCCACGACGTCGGGCACCGGCTCTGAAGTCACGCCGGTAGCCGTCGTTTCCGATCCAGATCGCGCGGTGAAGGTCGGCATTGCTAGCCCGCATCTGATCCCGCATACCGCCATCTGCGACCCCGAACTAACCTACTCGTGCCCCAGTGGCCTCACGGCCTTCTCGGGCGCCGATGCGCTGACCCACGCCATCGAGGCGTTCACCAATCTGCGCCGGTCCGTGGACGCGAACACCGTCCATGAGCATGTTTTTGTAGGCAAGAATACCTTCTCCGACCAGCATGCGCTCGAGGCCATCCGTCTGGTTTCGGGCAGCCTTGAAACAGCCTGCCGGGATGGCAGCGACGTGCTGGCGCGCAACAATCTGATGATGGGATCGACCCTGGCGGGCTTGGCCTTCGGCACGGCCGGCACGGCTGCCGCTCACGCCGTGCAATATCCTGTGGGGGCGCTCACTCACACCCCGCATGGCATGGGGGTGGCGGTCATGCTGCCCTTCGTGATGGCGTTCAACAAGTCGCATGCCGAGCCGCAAATGGCCCAGATCGCCGACGCCATGGGCGTTGGCGGCGGACTGAGCCAAGCGGCCAGCGCGGACGCGGCTATCGACGCAGTGACCGATCTCTTCGCCGCCATCGGCATTCCCGGTTCGCTGCGTGACCTGGGCATCACCGAAAACCAGCTGGACTGGATCGCGCAAGCAGCCATGGGGGCGACGCGCCTCGTCAAGAACAATCCACGTCCCCTCGACCCGGCAAGCATGGCCATGCTCGTCAACGCCGCCTTTGTCGGCGATCGCACCGCGCTCGGGCGCTCTGCATAG
- a CDS encoding NAD-dependent succinate-semialdehyde dehydrogenase: MNKTAPFEGLSFDPAGLPADLWIDGTWRPADGGKRIDVLDPSTGKVITSVADASIEDAMQAVAAAGKAAEGWKMTAPRQRGEILRRCFELMIEKRDMLAELISLENGKSLTDAKGEVTYAAEFFRWFSEEAVRLNGDIYTAPSGANKIVVEHQPIGIAVLVTPWNFPAAMATRKIAPALAAGCTVILKPATETPLTAYVLADIYREAGVPAGVVNVVTTSRAGATVSAMLHDSRVRKLSFTGSTEVGRKLLREAADTVISSSMELGGNAPFIVFDDADLEAALDGAMVAKMRNGGEACTAANRFYVQNGIRDAFAKGLTERMAALKVGAGYDPKTQCGPLINQDAVERIGGLVEDAVSNGAEVLAGGKASGGEGFYFLPTVMTGVPAHARIMNEEIFGPVAAITGFDTEDEVVAAANDTEYGLIAYVFTRDIGRGMRVSERLESGMVGLNRGLVSDPAAPFGGVKQSGLGREGAHHGIMEFCETKYIAVSW, from the coding sequence ATGAACAAGACAGCCCCTTTTGAAGGATTGAGTTTCGACCCGGCAGGGCTTCCCGCCGATCTCTGGATCGACGGCACCTGGCGGCCTGCCGATGGCGGCAAGCGGATCGACGTGCTCGACCCCTCGACCGGCAAGGTCATTACCAGCGTGGCCGATGCAAGCATCGAGGACGCGATGCAGGCCGTGGCAGCCGCAGGGAAGGCCGCCGAGGGCTGGAAGATGACGGCACCGCGCCAGCGCGGAGAAATTCTCCGGCGCTGTTTCGAGCTGATGATCGAAAAGCGCGACATGCTGGCCGAGCTGATCAGCCTCGAAAACGGCAAGTCACTGACCGACGCCAAGGGCGAGGTCACCTATGCGGCCGAATTCTTCCGCTGGTTTTCCGAAGAAGCCGTTCGTCTCAATGGCGACATCTATACCGCGCCAAGCGGCGCCAACAAGATCGTCGTCGAGCACCAGCCCATCGGGATCGCGGTCCTGGTGACGCCGTGGAATTTCCCGGCTGCGATGGCGACCCGCAAGATTGCGCCGGCGCTGGCCGCGGGCTGTACCGTCATTCTCAAGCCGGCGACGGAAACGCCGCTGACCGCCTATGTACTGGCCGACATCTACCGTGAGGCCGGCGTGCCCGCAGGGGTGGTGAACGTGGTGACCACCTCGCGCGCCGGGGCGACCGTCAGCGCCATGCTGCACGACAGCCGTGTGCGCAAGCTCTCCTTCACCGGCTCGACCGAGGTGGGGCGCAAGCTGCTGCGCGAAGCCGCCGACACCGTGATCTCCAGTTCGATGGAACTGGGCGGCAATGCCCCTTTCATCGTTTTCGACGACGCCGATCTCGAGGCTGCCCTGGACGGCGCCATGGTCGCCAAGATGCGTAATGGCGGCGAGGCGTGTACCGCTGCCAATCGGTTCTATGTCCAGAACGGCATCCGCGACGCCTTTGCCAAGGGTCTGACCGAACGCATGGCGGCTCTCAAGGTGGGTGCGGGCTACGATCCCAAGACCCAGTGCGGTCCGCTGATCAACCAGGATGCTGTGGAGCGCATCGGCGGTCTGGTCGAAGACGCGGTCTCGAACGGAGCAGAAGTGCTGGCCGGGGGCAAGGCCTCGGGCGGGGAGGGCTTCTATTTCCTGCCAACCGTTATGACGGGCGTGCCGGCTCATGCCAGGATCATGAACGAGGAAATCTTCGGCCCCGTTGCCGCCATTACCGGCTTCGACACCGAGGACGAGGTCGTCGCAGCGGCCAACGACACCGAATATGGGCTGATCGCCTATGTGTTCACCCGCGATATCGGTCGCGGCATGCGGGTTTCCGAGCGTCTCGAAAGCGGCATGGTCGGTCTCAACCGGGGGCTTGTGTCAGACCCCGCGGCGCCGTTCGGCGGCGTCAAGCAAAGTGGTCTCGGCCGGGAAGGCGCGCACCACGGCATCATGGAGTTCTGTGAAACCAAATATATCGCCGTGAGCTGGTGA
- a CDS encoding mandelate racemase/muconate lactonizing enzyme family protein produces MKITKVETFQVTFDESKPNNRSAFVRIETEDGQFGMGEASPMQGGLASLIIIAHDMAPFLIGKDALDHAVLLDTLYHKCVKLGPEGATTAALAALDIALWDLKGKLFGQPVHKLLGGAWRESLTCYASVGGNAWRSVDQVVEVVERRVAKEKPAAVKIRWDGDRTKLDVDIPGDIAKAKAVRKALGDDFVLGFDANNGYSVGGAIRVGRALEDLGFAWFEEPVQHYHVSAMGEVAQRLDITVSAGEQTYTLQGLKDLINAGVRMVQPDIVKMGGITGIMQCAAIAYAHGVDLVPHQTQPSLGHLANLHVLSTIMHLNKPVELADGWERAGSIFTNPSEPRDGLFHLPTGPGLGAQFDAEQLKRRSIPISA; encoded by the coding sequence GTGAAGATTACCAAGGTCGAGACGTTTCAGGTGACGTTCGATGAAAGCAAGCCGAACAATCGGTCGGCTTTCGTCCGCATCGAAACCGAGGACGGACAATTCGGGATGGGCGAGGCGTCGCCGATGCAGGGGGGCCTGGCCTCGCTGATCATCATCGCCCATGACATGGCGCCATTCCTGATCGGCAAGGATGCGCTCGATCATGCGGTGCTGCTCGACACGCTCTACCACAAATGCGTCAAGCTCGGCCCGGAGGGGGCAACGACCGCCGCGCTGGCCGCGCTCGACATTGCTCTGTGGGACCTCAAGGGCAAGCTGTTCGGCCAGCCGGTCCACAAGCTGCTGGGCGGGGCCTGGCGCGAGAGCCTGACCTGCTACGCCTCGGTGGGCGGCAATGCCTGGCGCAGTGTCGACCAGGTGGTCGAGGTGGTCGAGCGCCGTGTGGCCAAGGAAAAGCCGGCGGCGGTCAAGATCCGCTGGGACGGCGACCGCACCAAGCTCGACGTCGATATTCCCGGCGATATTGCCAAGGCCAAGGCCGTGCGCAAGGCTTTGGGCGACGACTTCGTGCTCGGGTTCGACGCCAATAACGGCTATTCGGTCGGCGGCGCCATCCGCGTCGGCCGGGCGCTCGAAGACCTCGGTTTCGCCTGGTTCGAGGAGCCGGTGCAGCATTATCATGTGTCGGCGATGGGCGAGGTGGCTCAGCGGCTCGACATCACGGTCTCGGCAGGCGAGCAGACCTATACGCTCCAGGGCCTCAAGGACCTGATCAATGCCGGCGTGCGCATGGTGCAGCCCGATATCGTCAAGATGGGCGGCATTACCGGCATCATGCAATGCGCGGCCATTGCCTATGCCCATGGTGTCGACCTCGTGCCTCACCAGACCCAGCCGTCGCTGGGGCACCTGGCCAATCTGCACGTCCTCTCCACCATCATGCACCTGAACAAGCCGGTAGAGCTTGCCGATGGCTGGGAGCGTGCGGGCTCCATCTTCACCAATCCGTCCGAACCCAGGGACGGCTTGTTCCACCTGCCCACCGGCCCCGGCCTGGGAGCGCAGTTCGACGCCGAACAATTGAAGCGGAGAAGCATACCGATTTCCGCATGA
- a CDS encoding ABC transporter substrate-binding protein gives MALSRRQFLINAGAASAAAGIGLHIPAALAQEDVLTIALAARAPTGVNPQQTGLTGGDNWAIYQVFNTLARNPDGKFATRPEEFEPSLAESWESSEDAKTWTYTLRQGVQFHKGYGEMTSEDVLFTFGRHLDPEIVTGGKVTFNNIASVEAPDAYTVVFTLKRPDPLFNGSAISTLPASILSKKAFEEKGEDFNRDPIGTGSYQVESVNETTGITLVAFPEHFGEQPATPKLIVSFIADTTARTLAFASGQVDMIEGVRSPGWIPSMQQRSADTIFDATVPGSFNMLHLNLTRAPLDDIRVRQAIRYAIDNEALASAYGPLAKPMVGIIASEFQGSVTKEELPPELQYNYDPEKAKALLAEAGFPNGVEIPCYTSQREDYAAIMLMIQEQLRTAGITLALDIIDHTAFHAENRVDKNGMPLNSSSYGPVPLNVFLQQVSAGAEVKADGTGQGNFSHYGVAMPGIDDLLSEAQDEPDFEKRTALVKEIEKKLLTDLPIMGIITLSYVIARNPRVDLGFPVEGGYAYWPLNKARRTA, from the coding sequence ATGGCCCTGTCGAGACGACAATTCCTGATCAATGCCGGTGCCGCCAGCGCCGCCGCAGGCATTGGCCTGCACATACCCGCAGCCTTAGCGCAGGAGGACGTGCTGACCATCGCGCTGGCCGCCCGCGCCCCCACCGGGGTCAACCCCCAGCAGACCGGCCTCACCGGCGGTGACAATTGGGCGATCTACCAGGTGTTCAACACCCTGGCGCGCAATCCGGACGGCAAGTTCGCCACGCGCCCCGAGGAGTTCGAACCCAGCCTTGCCGAAAGCTGGGAAAGTTCGGAAGACGCCAAGACCTGGACCTATACGCTCCGCCAGGGCGTGCAATTCCACAAAGGCTATGGCGAGATGACGTCGGAAGACGTGCTGTTCACCTTCGGCCGGCATCTCGACCCCGAAATCGTCACCGGCGGCAAGGTCACCTTCAACAATATCGCCTCGGTCGAGGCGCCCGACGCCTATACGGTGGTGTTCACGCTCAAGCGCCCCGATCCGCTGTTCAACGGCTCGGCCATTTCCACGCTGCCGGCCTCGATCCTGAGCAAGAAGGCCTTCGAGGAAAAGGGCGAGGACTTCAATCGCGATCCGATCGGCACTGGGTCCTACCAAGTCGAGAGCGTCAACGAGACGACGGGCATCACGCTCGTGGCCTTCCCCGAGCATTTCGGCGAGCAGCCGGCCACGCCCAAGCTCATCGTATCGTTCATCGCCGACACGACGGCCCGCACCCTGGCCTTTGCCTCGGGCCAGGTGGACATGATCGAGGGCGTGCGCTCGCCGGGCTGGATTCCGTCCATGCAGCAGCGTTCGGCCGATACGATCTTCGATGCGACGGTGCCGGGCAGCTTCAACATGCTGCATCTCAACCTGACGCGGGCGCCGCTCGACGATATCCGCGTGCGCCAGGCCATCCGCTATGCCATCGACAACGAGGCGCTGGCCTCCGCCTATGGGCCATTGGCCAAGCCGATGGTGGGCATCATCGCGTCCGAGTTCCAGGGATCGGTGACCAAGGAAGAACTGCCGCCAGAACTGCAGTACAATTACGATCCGGAAAAGGCCAAGGCGCTGTTGGCCGAGGCGGGCTTCCCCAACGGCGTCGAAATCCCCTGCTATACCAGCCAGCGGGAAGACTATGCCGCGATCATGCTGATGATCCAGGAACAGCTGCGCACGGCAGGGATCACGCTGGCGCTCGATATCATCGACCACACGGCCTTCCACGCCGAAAACCGCGTCGACAAGAACGGCATGCCGCTCAATTCCTCGAGCTATGGGCCCGTGCCGCTCAACGTGTTCCTGCAGCAGGTTTCGGCCGGCGCCGAGGTCAAGGCCGATGGAACGGGGCAGGGCAATTTCAGCCATTACGGCGTGGCCATGCCCGGCATCGACGATCTGCTGAGCGAGGCGCAGGACGAACCCGATTTCGAAAAGCGCACGGCGCTGGTCAAGGAGATCGAGAAGAAGCTCCTGACCGATCTGCCGATCATGGGGATCATCACGCTGAGCTATGTGATCGCCCGCAATCCGCGCGTCGATCTCGGCTTTCCCGTCGAGGGTGGCTATGCCTATTGGCCGCTCAACAAGGCCAGGCGCACGGCATGA